A portion of the Bombus pascuorum chromosome 8, iyBomPasc1.1, whole genome shotgun sequence genome contains these proteins:
- the LOC132909876 gene encoding uncharacterized protein LOC132909876 isoform X1, whose translation MASKISKKVSGDDSLSLSYNEGVGRITGFKHYSTFKISPTVIEERQKFWNKLFLKYSERESDQTELNIFTLKPCRKKFSKEEKTKVETIKEPMRKPLSVVQYWVNTGYLPYKELYVNKDKQLSIELSLTSEESSHHKSSSSSVDTAVYILSNMNTTNKVETMAIVEGAKYNTIGSFQKIQDIDVIQNKICEENNGDSNENILETNGSDKQQYSPKICEMSNHVLTQKDMDEEEYTTQAQRNIYADIATDMLSETINRHENQICTFHDSINRDSYIKQNLSNTKSPHAYQTHLTEESFKFEDSPTKIGHRKKLYTGRDSPVDLISMKSNNRSIISNSKQNLHPALDFECKLSTKFKINKRRRMSCFSTYNKLMNNSQFSISNRKKRRWKKSVPKFKTINDTITKKSVIDQHVNRSLSANVSINKQTEFNKSVNRLQKINTKEYKKLEELQSLNPVVCLTRLSKDDIAKYKRSKKIIKSINNLNTIELSGLSNQRRRRLNKMTNMKHLVVRLSRLSERDIEKYKRLSNVALNLNSKVRLKQSPKIEIQKYTKSTNTMNNLNPVVLLKRLSNFDIQKYKSVNNKSTLGRSDSFSKFTQLQNGDKFNNLPQPDKLMHMTSTLRAVTVTEDTGSEQTTVLLCKCDNISFCDCSTDNLSIFSKNGSQPHSTSVKTRNNHMLQIKEKFHEKREELNSKICNKKIGMTKARAKNKIETVNDKSQLKPSTNKSNLKNKRDSRKRQFTKLHSINNSFETNSESSNINKDVLLERSNECMNKNKKKSYISFSSDEDNEFMKLVHCSEDMQKLKLRQYYKVLNEKFNSTVDKLEETRNSIIKFTVSSMNSTSLSNKLLSDSIIKDGRFKKKEENLSPMKNEECL comes from the exons ATGGCaagtaaaataagtaaaaaggTTTCTGGTGACGACTCGCTTTCATTATCTTATAATGAAGGTGTTGGAAG AATCACAGGTTTTAAACATTATTCAACCTTTAAAATATCTCCCACTGTCATAGAAGAGAGACAAAAATTTTGGAATAAActgtttcttaaatattcagaaaga gaATCTGATCAAACTGAGTTGAATATCTTTACATTAAAACCATGTAGAAAAAAGTTCTCTAAGGAGGAGAAAACAAAAGTAGAAACAATAAAGGAGCCTATGCGTAAACCATTAAGTGTGGTACAATATTGGGTAAATACAGGTTATCTGCCTTATAAAgaactttatgtaaataaagACAAACAATTGAGTATTGAATTATCTTTGACAAGCGAAGAATCATCGCATCATAAGTCTTCTAGTAGTTCTGTTGATACTgctgtttatattttatcaaatatgaACACAACTAATAAAGTAGAAACAATGGCTATTGTAGAGGGagcaaaatataatacaataggAAGTTTTCAAAAGATACAAGATATCGatgtaatacaaaataaaatatgcgaAGAGAATAATGGAGacagtaatgaaaatatattggaGACTAATGGTAGTGATAAACAGCAATATTCTCCTAAGATTTGTGAAATGTCAAATCATGTGTTAACACAAAAAGATATGGATGAGGAAGAATATACGACACAAGcacaaagaaatatatatgcaGATATTGCTACAGATATGTTGTCAGAAACAATTAATAGACATGAAAAtcaaatatgtacatttcaTGATAGTATTAATAGAGATTCTtacattaaacaaaatttatcaaatacgAAATCACCACATGCCTACCAAACTCACTTGACAGAAGAAAGCTTTAAGTTCGAAGATAGTCCCACAAAAATAGGACATCGGAAGAAATTATATACTGGTAGAGATTCACCTGTTGATCTTATTAGCATGAAAAGTAATAACAGAAGTATAATATCTAattcaaaacaaaatttacatcCTGCATTAGATTTTGAATGCAAGTtatcaacaaaatttaaaattaataagagAAGAAGAATGAGTTGCTTTTCCACATATAATAAACTAATGAATAATAGCCAATTTAGTATTTCTAATCGTAAGAAACGTAGATGGAAGAAAAGTGTACCAAAATTCAAGACTATAAATGACACAATTACAAAGAAGTCAGTGATAGACCAACATGTAAATAGATCTCTATCAGCTAATGtatctataaataaacaaaccgaatttaataaatccgTAAACcgtttacaaaaaataaatacaaaagaatataagaaattagaagaattaCAAAGTTTAAATCCAGTAGTTTGTTTAACGCGATTATCGAAAGATgatattgcaaaatataaaagatcaaagaagataataaaaagtattaataatttaaatacaattgaaTTATCAGGACTTAGTAATCAACGACGTagacgattaaataaaatgacaaatatGAAACACTTAGTTGTTCGTTTATCACGTTTGTCAGAACgcgatattgaaaaatataagagGCTAAGTAATGTGGCATTAAACCTAAATTCAAAGGTTCGTTTAAAACAATCACCAAAGATCGAAATtcaaaagtatacaaaatCTACTAACACTATGAACAATTTAAATCCAgtggttttattaaaaagactGTCAAACTttgatattcaaaaatataaaagtgtcaataataaaagtacattAGGTAGAAGTgattctttttcaaaatttacccAATTACAAAATGGTGACAAGTTTAATAACCTTCCACAACCTGATAAATTAATGCATATGACTTCCACGTTACGTGCTGTTACAGTAACTGAAGACACAGGTAGTGAACAAACTACTGTTTTGCTTTGTAAGTGTGATAATATCTCATTCTGTGACTGTTCTACAgataatttatctatattttcaaaaaatggtTCTCAACCCCATTCTACTTCTGTAAAAACTCGTAATAATcatatgttacaaataaaagaaaaatttcatgaaaaaagagaagaattaaatagcaaaatatgtaataaaaaaataggtaTGACAAAAGCGCgtgctaaaaataaaatagaaacagTAAATGATAAAAGTCAATTAAAGCCTAGTACCAATAAAAGCAATCTTAAGAATAAGCGTGATTCAAGAAAAAGGCAATTTACAAAGCTACatagtataaataattcttttgagACTAATTCGGaatcttcaaatataaataaagatgtac TTCTTGAAAGAAGTAATGAATGTatgaataagaataaaaagaaatcatatATCTCGTTTTCCTCTGACGAAGATAATGAATTTATGAAACTTGTACATTGTTCAGAAGatatgcaaaaattaaaattaagacaatattataaagtattgAATGAAAAGTTCAATAGTACAGTAGATAAATTAGAAGAAACAAggaatagtataataaaatttacagttTCAAGCATGAATTCAACTAGTTTATCAAATAAGTTACTTTCAGACTCTATAATTAAAGATGGCAGgtttaagaaaaaagaagaaaatttaagcCCAATGAAAAATGAGGAGTGTTTGTAA
- the LOC132909876 gene encoding uncharacterized protein LOC132909876 isoform X2 encodes MTICEKSTWKTRKITGFKHYSTFKISPTVIEERQKFWNKLFLKYSERESDQTELNIFTLKPCRKKFSKEEKTKVETIKEPMRKPLSVVQYWVNTGYLPYKELYVNKDKQLSIELSLTSEESSHHKSSSSSVDTAVYILSNMNTTNKVETMAIVEGAKYNTIGSFQKIQDIDVIQNKICEENNGDSNENILETNGSDKQQYSPKICEMSNHVLTQKDMDEEEYTTQAQRNIYADIATDMLSETINRHENQICTFHDSINRDSYIKQNLSNTKSPHAYQTHLTEESFKFEDSPTKIGHRKKLYTGRDSPVDLISMKSNNRSIISNSKQNLHPALDFECKLSTKFKINKRRRMSCFSTYNKLMNNSQFSISNRKKRRWKKSVPKFKTINDTITKKSVIDQHVNRSLSANVSINKQTEFNKSVNRLQKINTKEYKKLEELQSLNPVVCLTRLSKDDIAKYKRSKKIIKSINNLNTIELSGLSNQRRRRLNKMTNMKHLVVRLSRLSERDIEKYKRLSNVALNLNSKVRLKQSPKIEIQKYTKSTNTMNNLNPVVLLKRLSNFDIQKYKSVNNKSTLGRSDSFSKFTQLQNGDKFNNLPQPDKLMHMTSTLRAVTVTEDTGSEQTTVLLCKCDNISFCDCSTDNLSIFSKNGSQPHSTSVKTRNNHMLQIKEKFHEKREELNSKICNKKIGMTKARAKNKIETVNDKSQLKPSTNKSNLKNKRDSRKRQFTKLHSINNSFETNSESSNINKDVLLERSNECMNKNKKKSYISFSSDEDNEFMKLVHCSEDMQKLKLRQYYKVLNEKFNSTVDKLEETRNSIIKFTVSSMNSTSLSNKLLSDSIIKDGRFKKKEENLSPMKNEECL; translated from the exons ATGACCATTTGTGAAAAATCAACATGGAAGACAAGAAA AATCACAGGTTTTAAACATTATTCAACCTTTAAAATATCTCCCACTGTCATAGAAGAGAGACAAAAATTTTGGAATAAActgtttcttaaatattcagaaaga gaATCTGATCAAACTGAGTTGAATATCTTTACATTAAAACCATGTAGAAAAAAGTTCTCTAAGGAGGAGAAAACAAAAGTAGAAACAATAAAGGAGCCTATGCGTAAACCATTAAGTGTGGTACAATATTGGGTAAATACAGGTTATCTGCCTTATAAAgaactttatgtaaataaagACAAACAATTGAGTATTGAATTATCTTTGACAAGCGAAGAATCATCGCATCATAAGTCTTCTAGTAGTTCTGTTGATACTgctgtttatattttatcaaatatgaACACAACTAATAAAGTAGAAACAATGGCTATTGTAGAGGGagcaaaatataatacaataggAAGTTTTCAAAAGATACAAGATATCGatgtaatacaaaataaaatatgcgaAGAGAATAATGGAGacagtaatgaaaatatattggaGACTAATGGTAGTGATAAACAGCAATATTCTCCTAAGATTTGTGAAATGTCAAATCATGTGTTAACACAAAAAGATATGGATGAGGAAGAATATACGACACAAGcacaaagaaatatatatgcaGATATTGCTACAGATATGTTGTCAGAAACAATTAATAGACATGAAAAtcaaatatgtacatttcaTGATAGTATTAATAGAGATTCTtacattaaacaaaatttatcaaatacgAAATCACCACATGCCTACCAAACTCACTTGACAGAAGAAAGCTTTAAGTTCGAAGATAGTCCCACAAAAATAGGACATCGGAAGAAATTATATACTGGTAGAGATTCACCTGTTGATCTTATTAGCATGAAAAGTAATAACAGAAGTATAATATCTAattcaaaacaaaatttacatcCTGCATTAGATTTTGAATGCAAGTtatcaacaaaatttaaaattaataagagAAGAAGAATGAGTTGCTTTTCCACATATAATAAACTAATGAATAATAGCCAATTTAGTATTTCTAATCGTAAGAAACGTAGATGGAAGAAAAGTGTACCAAAATTCAAGACTATAAATGACACAATTACAAAGAAGTCAGTGATAGACCAACATGTAAATAGATCTCTATCAGCTAATGtatctataaataaacaaaccgaatttaataaatccgTAAACcgtttacaaaaaataaatacaaaagaatataagaaattagaagaattaCAAAGTTTAAATCCAGTAGTTTGTTTAACGCGATTATCGAAAGATgatattgcaaaatataaaagatcaaagaagataataaaaagtattaataatttaaatacaattgaaTTATCAGGACTTAGTAATCAACGACGTagacgattaaataaaatgacaaatatGAAACACTTAGTTGTTCGTTTATCACGTTTGTCAGAACgcgatattgaaaaatataagagGCTAAGTAATGTGGCATTAAACCTAAATTCAAAGGTTCGTTTAAAACAATCACCAAAGATCGAAATtcaaaagtatacaaaatCTACTAACACTATGAACAATTTAAATCCAgtggttttattaaaaagactGTCAAACTttgatattcaaaaatataaaagtgtcaataataaaagtacattAGGTAGAAGTgattctttttcaaaatttacccAATTACAAAATGGTGACAAGTTTAATAACCTTCCACAACCTGATAAATTAATGCATATGACTTCCACGTTACGTGCTGTTACAGTAACTGAAGACACAGGTAGTGAACAAACTACTGTTTTGCTTTGTAAGTGTGATAATATCTCATTCTGTGACTGTTCTACAgataatttatctatattttcaaaaaatggtTCTCAACCCCATTCTACTTCTGTAAAAACTCGTAATAATcatatgttacaaataaaagaaaaatttcatgaaaaaagagaagaattaaatagcaaaatatgtaataaaaaaataggtaTGACAAAAGCGCgtgctaaaaataaaatagaaacagTAAATGATAAAAGTCAATTAAAGCCTAGTACCAATAAAAGCAATCTTAAGAATAAGCGTGATTCAAGAAAAAGGCAATTTACAAAGCTACatagtataaataattcttttgagACTAATTCGGaatcttcaaatataaataaagatgtac TTCTTGAAAGAAGTAATGAATGTatgaataagaataaaaagaaatcatatATCTCGTTTTCCTCTGACGAAGATAATGAATTTATGAAACTTGTACATTGTTCAGAAGatatgcaaaaattaaaattaagacaatattataaagtattgAATGAAAAGTTCAATAGTACAGTAGATAAATTAGAAGAAACAAggaatagtataataaaatttacagttTCAAGCATGAATTCAACTAGTTTATCAAATAAGTTACTTTCAGACTCTATAATTAAAGATGGCAGgtttaagaaaaaagaagaaaatttaagcCCAATGAAAAATGAGGAGTGTTTGTAA
- the LOC132909909 gene encoding N6-adenosine-methyltransferase TMT1A-like, producing MSSKDLWIRDVITSYGSLMLIFVTMVILMLRKWPNLRQYVYKVHLTGFEVECAELLVPYKKHLFKSLQYVVSSDKVLRSMGCIRLLEIGVKTGENIQFYSDSTHLIGVDRNLKLPEYLINGNRSWQFSHIIIERLIVGDGSCLKEVPTGYVDVVVTTRSLCSVKSLQSTLREIHRVLTPGGQYLFIEHIPENEGTFVRWLQKVLSQTKIWPSLFGGCHLDIDPIVDIKDVGFHHVTWDIFTLDGYVSHPFHLILSRQHILGVAIR from the exons atgagCAGTAAGGATTTGTGGATACGCGACGTGATTACAAGTTATGGATCGTTAATGCTTATTTTTGTTACCATGGTGATCTTAATGTTGCGAAAATGGCCAAATTTGAGACAGTACGTTTACAAGGTTCACTTAACCGGATTCGAAGTGGAGTGTGCGGAACTCTTGGTACCTTATAAGAAGCATTTATTCAAATCGTTACAGTACGTTGTTTCGAGCGACAAAGTATTACGATCCATGGGTTGCATACGTCTGCTTGAGATTGGCGTTAAAACGG gtgaaaatatacaattttactcGGACAGTACGCACTTGATCGGAGTTGACCGAAATCTAAAACTACCTGAATACTTGATAAACGGGAATCGTTCTTGGCAATTCTCGCATATCATCATCGAACGTCTGATAGTTGGCGATGGTAGCTGTTTGAAAGAGGTACCCACTGGATATGTAGACGTAGTTGTGACAACGAGATCGTTATGCTCGGTGAAATCGCTGCAGTCGACGCTTCGAGAGATCCACAGGGTATTAACAccg GGTGGtcagtatttatttatagaacatATACCTGAGAATGAAGGAACGTTTGTACGATGGTTGCAAAAAGTGTTATCACAAACAAAAATATGGCCATCGCTTTTTGGAGGTTGCCACCTAGATATCGATCCTATTGTGGATATTAAAGATGTTGGTTTTCATCATGTTACGTGGGATATATTTACTCTTGACGGTTACGTATCCCATCCTTTTCATTTGATTCTTTCAAGGCAACATATATTGGGCGTAGCGATTCGATAG